The following proteins are co-located in the Dyadobacter chenwenxiniae genome:
- a CDS encoding sulfatase family protein, which translates to MKPLIGMKGINLCKISAGLWLLFQALPVTAQRKEAERSKSQPNVIIILTDDMGVGDLSAFGGTIVPTPNIDKLAANGLKLTHYYSGAPICSPSRASILTGMQPGKWNFVTYLDKKSHNKDAEQIDFLNPKAPSMARFFKNAGYVTGHFGKWHMGGGRDVTDAPKFDQYGINEHASTYESPEPDPLLTATNWIWSDKDSIKRWNRTAYFVDKTLDFMNRHRAQPCFVNLWPDEVHTPWVPKPDAGEETLKPQSEAAFKRVLQEYDIQIGRLIDGLKASGLLENTIIIFTSDNGALPTFGSRSGGFRGSKLSLYEGGIRMPFIVSWPGHIPAGTTDDRSELHATDLLPTLSKLSGVTLPAAYQSDGVDRSAVLLGKPSFRKKEMFWEYGRNTIAYAYPKGTDKSPQLAVRSGEWKLLMNHDRSNVELYNIIKDPAEASNVAATKASKVNELSEKLLAWWKSLPKLGE; encoded by the coding sequence ATGAAACCGCTTATCGGGATGAAAGGAATAAATCTGTGCAAAATTTCGGCAGGACTTTGGTTATTGTTTCAAGCGCTGCCGGTAACCGCGCAACGCAAAGAGGCAGAAAGGAGCAAGTCGCAGCCCAACGTCATCATCATTCTCACCGACGATATGGGCGTGGGTGACCTCAGCGCATTCGGAGGCACCATCGTGCCGACACCCAACATCGACAAACTTGCAGCAAACGGATTGAAGCTTACACATTATTATAGCGGTGCGCCTATTTGCTCCCCGTCCCGTGCCAGTATACTCACCGGAATGCAGCCAGGAAAGTGGAATTTTGTGACATATCTTGACAAAAAGAGTCACAACAAAGACGCCGAGCAAATTGATTTCCTGAATCCCAAAGCACCTTCAATGGCGCGGTTCTTTAAAAACGCAGGCTATGTAACCGGTCATTTCGGGAAATGGCACATGGGCGGCGGAAGGGATGTCACCGACGCCCCGAAGTTTGACCAATACGGAATCAACGAGCACGCAAGCACCTACGAAAGCCCCGAACCAGACCCGCTGCTCACGGCTACAAACTGGATCTGGTCGGATAAGGACAGCATTAAAAGGTGGAACCGCACCGCCTATTTTGTGGATAAAACATTGGATTTCATGAACCGTCACAGGGCGCAGCCATGCTTTGTAAACCTCTGGCCCGACGAAGTCCACACGCCTTGGGTGCCGAAGCCAGACGCAGGTGAAGAGACATTAAAGCCGCAGTCGGAAGCCGCTTTCAAACGCGTCCTCCAAGAATACGACATCCAGATCGGTCGCCTCATCGACGGACTGAAAGCAAGCGGGCTTTTAGAAAACACCATCATTATTTTCACCAGTGACAACGGCGCGCTCCCAACTTTCGGTTCGCGAAGTGGCGGGTTCCGCGGCTCAAAACTCTCGTTATACGAAGGAGGAATCCGGATGCCTTTCATCGTGAGCTGGCCGGGACACATTCCGGCTGGAACAACGGACGACCGGTCCGAGCTTCACGCGACCGACCTGCTGCCCACATTATCCAAACTTTCCGGCGTCACACTGCCAGCTGCTTACCAGAGCGACGGCGTTGACCGGTCGGCGGTTTTACTGGGCAAACCATCATTCCGAAAAAAGGAAATGTTCTGGGAATATGGCCGCAACACCATCGCCTACGCCTACCCCAAAGGCACAGATAAAAGCCCTCAACTGGCAGTACGGTCTGGTGAATGGAAGCTGCTCATGAACCATGACCGCAGCAATGTGGAGCTTTACAACATTATTAAGGACCCGGCAGAAGCCAGTAATGTTGCCGCGACAAAAGCCAGTAAGGTGAACGAACTAAGTGAAAAGTTACTCGCCTGGTGGAAATCGTTGCCAAAGTTGGGTGAGTAG
- a CDS encoding helix-turn-helix domain-containing protein — translation MQILSDALQVPVYDLEAEEPGGNKHFRVYNFEGNPPHHADLLIPHRKDHYLFVLIRQAGGTRQWLDMAPFTLQDNMVYFSAPNQIIVKEGFAKLWATGIAFTDEFLSLQESASLSKLPVIRNPQGGHKLALTESDRQFVEDLLAKINVEYRNPGEWQQRMLGAYLSVLLTYLSRLYVEQYKEKEISADKMLLKSFLSKVNECFRELHEVGEYASLLHISAGHLSEEVKMQSGKPAIKHIHERLTLEARRLLFHTNYSSKEIAFDLGFAEASYFNRFFKRETGQTPAEFRASIREMYH, via the coding sequence ATGCAAATATTAAGCGATGCGTTGCAGGTGCCCGTCTATGATTTAGAGGCGGAGGAGCCGGGAGGGAACAAACATTTCCGGGTTTATAATTTCGAAGGCAATCCGCCCCATCACGCGGACCTTCTCATTCCGCACCGGAAGGACCATTATCTGTTCGTTTTGATCAGGCAGGCAGGAGGCACGCGGCAGTGGCTCGATATGGCACCCTTTACGCTTCAAGATAACATGGTTTACTTTTCAGCGCCAAATCAAATCATTGTAAAAGAGGGGTTTGCGAAATTATGGGCTACGGGTATTGCCTTTACAGATGAATTTTTGTCTTTGCAGGAAAGTGCATCATTAAGCAAGCTTCCAGTCATCCGGAATCCCCAAGGCGGCCATAAGCTGGCGCTTACCGAGTCGGATAGGCAGTTTGTGGAGGATTTATTGGCGAAAATCAATGTAGAATACCGAAATCCTGGTGAATGGCAGCAACGCATGTTGGGCGCTTACCTGAGCGTGCTGCTCACATATCTCAGCCGCCTCTACGTGGAGCAGTACAAGGAAAAGGAGATCTCTGCTGATAAAATGCTCCTGAAAAGTTTTCTGTCCAAAGTCAATGAATGTTTCCGGGAACTCCACGAGGTTGGTGAATACGCTTCACTGCTGCATATTTCAGCGGGGCACCTGAGCGAGGAAGTCAAAATGCAAAGCGGCAAACCAGCCATCAAGCACATTCACGAACGGCTGACGCTCGAGGCACGCCGCCTGCTCTTTCACACAAATTATTCTTCCAAAGAAATAGCCTTTGATCTGGGTTTTGCCGAAGCATCGTATTTCAACCGCTTCTTCAAACGTGAAACGGGCCAGACGCCGGCCGAGTTTCGGGCCAGCATCCGCGAAATGTACCATTAA
- a CDS encoding SDR family oxidoreductase translates to MKTVLITGANKSIGFETARQLLQQGYYVYLGSRDLNKGQEAVGQLRAEGFDQVEAIEIDVDSIESIQAARGILGGKINSLDVLVNNAGVAGSFPQTALETDVDVFRQVFETNFFGVISVTQAFIDLLRQSPEPRIVNVTSGLGSLTLHNDPAWKYYEAKPTAYVASKAALNAYTIVLAHNLRDTAFKVNAVDPGYTATDFNHHSGPGTVPDAAARVVKAAMLGSEGPTGQFFSDDNAPETGISPW, encoded by the coding sequence ATGAAAACAGTACTGATAACAGGAGCAAACAAAAGCATTGGCTTTGAAACGGCCAGGCAATTATTACAACAAGGATATTATGTGTATCTCGGGTCCAGGGATTTGAACAAAGGCCAGGAGGCGGTCGGCCAGCTTCGCGCTGAGGGGTTTGATCAGGTGGAAGCCATTGAGATCGATGTGGATAGCATTGAATCCATACAAGCTGCGCGCGGGATTTTGGGAGGGAAAATCAACTCGCTGGACGTGCTGGTCAACAACGCCGGGGTAGCAGGCAGCTTCCCGCAAACAGCGCTCGAAACGGATGTTGACGTTTTCAGGCAGGTGTTTGAAACCAATTTTTTTGGCGTAATATCGGTAACCCAGGCATTTATTGATCTGTTAAGACAGTCGCCGGAACCCAGGATCGTCAATGTAACTTCCGGCTTGGGGTCACTCACATTGCATAATGATCCGGCATGGAAATATTACGAGGCCAAGCCAACTGCTTATGTGGCTTCCAAGGCTGCGCTCAATGCCTACACCATCGTTCTGGCGCACAACTTACGCGACACGGCATTTAAAGTAAATGCGGTTGATCCCGGTTACACCGCCACGGACTTCAATCACCATTCGGGTCCGGGAACTGTGCCGGATGCGGCGGCCAGGGTGGTAAAAGCGGCCATGTTAGGTTCCGAAGGGCCAACGGGCCAGTTTTTTAGTGATGACAATGCGCCTGAAACGGGCATTAGTCCCTGGTAA
- a CDS encoding DoxX family protein: MKEKDIKTAARILLGASLVYAGISHLTFARREFQAQVPDFVPLKKDDTVVYSGVAEIAMGSALIVAPKKHRANVGRLAAAFFTAVFPGNIAQYVNKRSAFGLDTDKKRFIRLFFQPVLVWWALGSTRK; the protein is encoded by the coding sequence ATGAAAGAAAAAGATATCAAAACAGCCGCCCGCATCCTGTTGGGAGCAAGTTTAGTATATGCCGGCATCAGCCACCTTACATTTGCACGAAGAGAATTCCAGGCGCAAGTCCCTGATTTTGTCCCGCTTAAAAAGGACGACACCGTCGTTTATTCCGGTGTTGCCGAAATCGCTATGGGCAGTGCTTTAATCGTGGCTCCCAAAAAGCACCGCGCAAATGTAGGACGGCTTGCCGCGGCGTTCTTCACGGCTGTTTTTCCGGGAAACATTGCTCAATATGTCAATAAACGCAGCGCCTTCGGCCTGGATACGGACAAGAAGCGGTTCATCAGACTATTTTTTCAGCCTGTACTCGTGTGGTGGGCGCTGGGAAGCACCCGGAAGTAA
- a CDS encoding esterase family protein, with protein MMSQSPPVAIERAYQKWFSPALNRDMEMLVFGSGGVPVLFFPTRAARFYDLENWKIIEAMRERINDREIQVFCVDSVDQESFYSARSPDQRILRHLQYEQYILTEVIPFIRKRNKSKQLTVTGCSLGGYHAVNIGLKHPTLFTKIVGMSARYDLTKPLPFFADLFDGYFDENIYYNMPNHFVPGICDERLLQQIRKIDITLVIGREDSFLADNERLSYALSNIGVPHKLYIWDEEAHRPRYWREMVKLYL; from the coding sequence ATGATGAGCCAATCGCCTCCCGTTGCCATAGAGAGAGCGTACCAGAAATGGTTCAGCCCTGCCCTGAACAGAGATATGGAAATGCTCGTTTTCGGGTCCGGAGGTGTTCCAGTTTTGTTTTTTCCAACCCGGGCGGCACGCTTCTACGATCTGGAAAACTGGAAAATCATTGAGGCCATGCGCGAGCGGATTAACGATCGGGAAATCCAGGTTTTCTGTGTGGACAGTGTTGATCAGGAGAGTTTCTATTCAGCACGGTCCCCTGATCAGCGCATCCTCAGACATTTGCAATACGAGCAATATATTTTGACGGAGGTTATCCCTTTCATCAGAAAAAGAAATAAATCGAAGCAGCTCACGGTTACGGGATGCAGCCTGGGCGGCTATCATGCTGTGAACATTGGATTGAAACACCCCACTCTTTTTACCAAAATAGTAGGCATGAGCGCCCGCTACGACCTCACCAAACCCCTGCCTTTTTTCGCGGACCTGTTTGACGGCTATTTCGATGAGAACATTTACTACAATATGCCCAACCATTTCGTGCCCGGCATTTGTGACGAAAGGCTTTTGCAACAGATCAGGAAAATTGACATTACGCTGGTAATCGGTCGCGAAGATTCGTTTCTGGCGGATAACGAGCGGTTGAGTTACGCGTTATCGAATATAGGCGTGCCGCACAAACTGTACATCTGGGATGAAGAGGCACACAGACCGCGTTATTGGCGCGAGATGGTTAAGTTGTATTTGTAG
- a CDS encoding alkaline phosphatase family protein: MKKLITSIGLIALSLNAFAQDSHVVLISIDGLRPEFYKDPNWSMVNLRQGMQTGAYSDGVTGVFPTVTYPSHTTIITGVKPIKHGVYYNTPSEPLEVTGKWIWDYSTIKVPTLFSVAKEKGLKTASVFWPVSVGSPATYNIPEFWYLPETKGGKRNMTKALSENSFPKGLYEEIQQNATGKLEEIDFDGDYLSIDDNMSRISSYLIRQYKPSFLAVHLVAVDHFEHEQGRDGDKVRASLSSVDRGIKAIIEATEKAGIRENTTFIITGDHGFVDIHTAIAPNILLAKAGLYDPNNKANWKAYFHSAGGSAFLHLKDKNDTKTLEKVKQVLDQLPVNQKNLFAVKDRAALDAVGSDPNASLAIAPVQGITISGAATGDFLRASSGGTHGFFPDFKEIQTGFVAFGKGIKPGAVVPEMSLQDIAPLVAKLLGLDFPSADGTLYPGLLLKE; this comes from the coding sequence GTGAAGAAACTAATTACCTCCATAGGTCTCATTGCACTCTCCCTAAACGCATTCGCGCAAGATTCGCACGTTGTCCTGATCAGCATTGACGGATTAAGGCCGGAGTTTTACAAAGATCCGAACTGGTCCATGGTAAACCTGCGCCAGGGCATGCAGACCGGAGCGTATTCCGATGGCGTCACCGGCGTTTTCCCAACCGTCACTTACCCTTCCCACACCACTATTATCACTGGCGTGAAGCCCATCAAGCACGGCGTTTATTACAACACGCCTTCCGAGCCGCTGGAAGTTACCGGCAAATGGATATGGGATTACAGCACCATTAAAGTCCCTACCCTGTTTAGTGTAGCCAAAGAAAAAGGCTTGAAAACGGCTTCGGTTTTTTGGCCGGTTTCTGTGGGTAGCCCGGCCACTTACAACATTCCCGAGTTTTGGTATTTACCTGAAACAAAAGGCGGAAAACGCAATATGACAAAAGCGCTTTCCGAAAATTCTTTCCCAAAAGGTCTGTATGAAGAGATCCAGCAGAATGCTACCGGAAAGCTTGAAGAAATTGATTTTGACGGCGATTACCTGAGCATTGACGATAATATGTCACGTATCAGCAGTTATCTGATCCGCCAGTACAAGCCTTCATTTCTAGCTGTGCACCTGGTTGCTGTTGACCATTTCGAGCACGAACAGGGACGCGACGGCGACAAAGTGAGGGCTTCTCTTTCGAGCGTTGATCGGGGCATTAAGGCAATCATCGAAGCCACTGAAAAAGCAGGCATCAGAGAAAACACAACATTCATTATTACGGGCGACCACGGTTTTGTAGACATCCACACCGCCATCGCACCCAACATTCTATTAGCCAAAGCCGGACTTTACGATCCGAATAACAAGGCAAATTGGAAAGCCTATTTCCACAGCGCAGGCGGTTCGGCATTCTTACATTTGAAAGATAAAAATGATACAAAAACGCTCGAAAAAGTAAAACAGGTTTTGGATCAGCTTCCAGTCAACCAAAAAAACCTTTTCGCCGTTAAAGACCGCGCAGCACTGGACGCAGTCGGTTCTGACCCTAATGCATCCCTGGCCATCGCGCCCGTCCAGGGAATTACCATCAGCGGAGCCGCAACGGGCGATTTCCTGCGCGCTTCAAGCGGAGGAACCCACGGCTTCTTCCCCGACTTCAAGGAAATCCAAACCGGCTTCGTAGCATTCGGCAAAGGCATCAAACCCGGCGCAGTTGTGCCCGAAATGAGCTTGCAGGATATCGCCCCACTTGTCGCAAAGCTATTAGGATTAGATTTCCCTAGTGCGGACGGGACGTTGTATCCGGGATTGTTGTTGAAGGAGTAG
- a CDS encoding GDSL-type esterase/lipase family protein: MNWYEDEVQRVEKESEKLPFQPETLFYGSSSITLWTTLYTDFEDIKPVNLGFGGSTLAACSWFFNRIMAQISAPKTVIIYAGDNDLGDGRNPMEVCLYYRQLIGQIREKFGDIPCYYISIKPSLQRWEIIAQIRTANRLILDEINGDPNQHYINIFPAMLDVQGTPVRGFFEQDGLHLSPAGYAVWTKEIRNALNLPTND; the protein is encoded by the coding sequence ATGAATTGGTACGAAGACGAAGTGCAGCGGGTTGAAAAAGAATCTGAAAAGCTGCCTTTTCAGCCGGAAACGCTGTTTTACGGCAGTTCCAGCATTACGCTCTGGACTACATTGTATACAGATTTCGAGGATATCAAACCTGTTAATCTCGGTTTTGGGGGATCCACACTGGCGGCTTGTTCCTGGTTCTTCAACAGGATCATGGCGCAGATCAGCGCTCCTAAAACCGTTATCATTTATGCCGGGGACAATGATTTGGGTGATGGCCGCAACCCTATGGAAGTTTGCCTGTATTACCGGCAGCTTATCGGACAGATCAGGGAAAAATTCGGGGACATTCCATGCTATTATATCAGTATTAAGCCGAGTTTGCAGCGTTGGGAGATCATCGCTCAGATCAGGACAGCAAACAGGCTGATCCTGGATGAGATCAATGGAGATCCAAATCAGCATTACATTAATATTTTTCCGGCCATGCTGGACGTGCAGGGCACACCGGTCAGAGGATTTTTTGAACAGGATGGCCTGCACCTCAGTCCAGCCGGATATGCAGTGTGGACAAAGGAAATACGGAACGCGTTAAATCTCCCAACCAATGATTAA
- a CDS encoding TonB-dependent receptor, with the protein MNRLITGLIVAFAMVVCSANLYAQGNEATIIGKVTEVNAGPIPGATVLVRNESTGFQAGTVTDMNGDYIIKQLPLGSPYSITVSFIGFGEQKKTGYALNQGDQLRLNFAMESSANELQAVDIKANSLKNTVVTLGASTQITAKDITKLPVNGRNFTSLVDLSPLSNGTSLGGQLASSTNFTIDGMTSRGTIAGGSTQSAYSISMEAIREFKVVTNEYDVTMGRAGGGTISTVTKSGTNKLSGSAFTFMRNDNLSSPYDLRGNKRVQDFSTFQYGASLGGAIKKDKAHFFVAWDHQADSRPLYIANIQSAADEAANKVTQETLDNFLDIARSKYGVSNGPQFGAFGKTKGTDAVFARIDWQLNSKNLLTIRDNFVRENDLLSEGDNTSINAYESYIDRKKFDNSLMLSLRTILNPKATNELKLQHFYEDVAVIPSPELPSDGIPRAIVENVQSVSGTNNYNTSIQIGGQRFSPEWFKGNVVQLVDNFYYNTGRINFTFGLDLMYNRMKSRYGSEMNGRFYFTGLENFNNMTPYRYAREINLLDDPSNVVNSLATGLYVQMDTKLALGLEMMAGLRLDNTQYLNKANFSQVVFDELGLRTDNVINTTQLQPRVQFTWDVNEKSKDIVRLGAGVFGSALNPYSMINNMLFDGTRVASVEIQGDLVPKPNFPGYRADPSTAPGAELFDIPGIERLVTINTNSKDAKIPVVYKTNFSYNHFFSDRLRVGVSGYASWARNNYMYVDRNMVEDPFFRIAAEANRGVFVPAESINPKNGATNWLNSRKTKNVGRVLELNSEGKKDQYAVVIDGTYRYFKDGQITASYTWNDSKDNTSYNGNVANTATLDLMVADDPRDLSKMNYANNQFRSKIVFYGTAPSIYGVTIGLRYSGIGGTRYSMAVSGNMNGDFVSSNDLAYIYNPNSPETPEYIRKGIQAILDNPEAEQSIKDYINRDMGKMAERNGGINDFYGVFDLRLAKRFRLFGDHGLEASVDVFNVANLLNKDWGVGYNLGKQNLYSIKSFDAATKQYVYNLGAGTGVSSLNGNPYQIQLGLRYGF; encoded by the coding sequence ATGAATCGATTAATTACCGGACTAATTGTGGCATTCGCAATGGTCGTCTGTTCTGCCAATTTGTATGCGCAGGGCAACGAAGCAACCATCATCGGGAAAGTCACCGAAGTAAATGCAGGCCCGATCCCGGGCGCGACCGTACTGGTCAGAAACGAATCTACCGGCTTCCAGGCCGGAACGGTTACGGACATGAATGGCGACTACATTATCAAGCAATTACCGCTTGGCTCACCTTACTCCATCACGGTTTCCTTTATTGGTTTTGGAGAACAGAAGAAAACAGGATACGCATTAAACCAGGGCGATCAGCTGAGACTGAACTTCGCAATGGAAAGCAGCGCCAACGAGCTTCAAGCTGTGGATATCAAAGCTAACTCATTGAAAAACACGGTCGTAACCTTAGGTGCATCAACGCAGATTACAGCGAAAGACATCACTAAATTACCTGTAAACGGACGTAACTTCACCTCGCTGGTAGACCTTTCGCCTTTGAGCAACGGAACCAGTTTGGGCGGACAACTTGCGTCTTCTACCAACTTTACGATTGATGGTATGACTTCGCGCGGAACAATCGCCGGTGGGTCTACTCAGAGCGCATATTCCATCTCAATGGAAGCAATTCGCGAGTTTAAGGTTGTAACCAACGAATACGACGTAACCATGGGCCGCGCGGGTGGTGGTACGATCAGTACAGTTACAAAATCCGGAACCAACAAGCTTTCGGGAAGTGCATTTACATTTATGCGCAACGACAATCTTTCAAGTCCATATGATTTGAGGGGAAATAAAAGAGTGCAGGATTTTTCTACCTTCCAGTATGGAGCTTCTTTGGGTGGAGCAATCAAAAAGGATAAAGCGCATTTCTTTGTAGCATGGGATCACCAGGCTGATTCACGTCCGTTATACATTGCAAACATTCAGTCAGCAGCTGACGAAGCTGCCAATAAGGTGACTCAGGAAACTCTGGATAACTTTCTGGATATCGCAAGATCAAAGTATGGCGTTTCTAATGGCCCTCAGTTTGGCGCTTTTGGCAAAACAAAAGGAACGGACGCCGTATTTGCAAGAATCGACTGGCAGTTGAATTCCAAAAACCTGCTAACCATTCGCGATAACTTTGTAAGAGAAAACGACCTCCTGTCCGAAGGCGATAACACAAGCATCAATGCTTACGAATCTTACATTGACCGTAAAAAGTTTGATAACAGCTTAATGTTGTCTTTACGGACTATTTTGAACCCAAAAGCAACAAACGAGCTGAAATTGCAGCATTTCTACGAAGATGTGGCCGTTATTCCAAGTCCTGAACTTCCATCAGATGGGATCCCCCGCGCAATCGTTGAAAACGTACAATCTGTTTCAGGAACGAACAATTACAATACTTCCATTCAGATTGGTGGCCAGCGTTTCTCGCCCGAATGGTTCAAAGGAAATGTAGTTCAGTTGGTTGATAATTTTTATTACAACACAGGAAGGATCAACTTTACTTTCGGTCTTGACCTGATGTACAACCGCATGAAGTCGCGTTACGGAAGCGAGATGAACGGTCGTTTTTACTTCACAGGTTTGGAGAACTTCAACAACATGACGCCATATCGTTATGCAAGAGAAATCAACCTGCTTGATGATCCTAGCAATGTTGTAAATTCTCTGGCGACAGGTCTTTACGTGCAAATGGACACAAAACTGGCGCTGGGTCTGGAAATGATGGCAGGTTTGCGTTTGGATAACACGCAGTACTTGAATAAAGCCAATTTCAGCCAGGTTGTTTTTGACGAACTGGGCTTGCGTACTGATAATGTGATCAATACAACGCAGTTACAACCACGTGTGCAGTTTACCTGGGACGTGAATGAGAAAAGCAAGGACATCGTTCGTTTGGGTGCGGGTGTTTTTGGCTCGGCTTTGAACCCTTACTCGATGATCAACAACATGTTGTTTGACGGAACAAGGGTTGCTTCGGTTGAAATTCAGGGTGACCTGGTTCCGAAACCAAACTTCCCCGGCTACCGCGCAGACCCTTCCACAGCACCAGGCGCAGAGCTTTTCGACATTCCTGGCATTGAAAGATTGGTAACGATTAACACCAACAGCAAAGACGCGAAAATTCCGGTTGTTTATAAAACCAACTTCTCTTACAACCACTTTTTCAGCGACCGTCTGCGTGTGGGTGTGAGCGGATATGCTTCATGGGCGCGTAACAACTATATGTATGTAGACCGCAATATGGTAGAAGATCCTTTCTTCCGCATCGCGGCAGAAGCGAATCGTGGCGTATTTGTGCCCGCTGAAAGCATTAACCCTAAAAACGGTGCAACCAACTGGTTGAACAGCCGTAAGACCAAAAATGTGGGCCGCGTGCTGGAATTGAACAGCGAAGGAAAGAAAGACCAATATGCAGTGGTGATCGACGGAACGTATCGTTACTTCAAAGACGGACAGATCACTGCTTCTTACACTTGGAATGATTCGAAAGACAACACTTCCTACAATGGAAACGTAGCCAACACGGCAACGCTTGATTTGATGGTGGCTGATGATCCGCGAGATTTGAGCAAGATGAATTATGCCAACAACCAGTTCCGCAGCAAAATCGTATTCTACGGAACAGCGCCAAGCATTTACGGTGTAACAATTGGTCTTCGCTACTCAGGAATCGGCGGAACGCGCTACTCGATGGCAGTAAGCGGTAACATGAACGGTGACTTCGTATCCTCGAATGACCTGGCTTACATTTACAATCCAAACAGCCCCGAAACACCAGAATACATCCGCAAAGGCATCCAGGCTATCCTGGATAATCCGGAGGCAGAGCAAAGCATTAAGGACTATATCAACAGAGATATGGGCAAAATGGCTGAGCGTAACGGTGGTATCAATGATTTCTACGGTGTATTTGACTTGCGCCTTGCGAAACGTTTCAGACTGTTTGGTGACCATGGTCTTGAAGCTTCTGTTGACGTCTTCAATGTCGCCAACCTTTTGAACAAAGATTGGGGCGTTGGTTACAACCTCGGTAAACAGAACCTTTACTCGATCAAAAGCTTCGATGCTGCAACAAAGCAGTATGTCTACAATCTCGGCGCCGGAACCGGTGTATCCAGCTTGAATGGTAACCCTTACCAGATCCAGCTTGGTTTGAGATACGGGTTTTAA